From one Brachypodium distachyon strain Bd21 chromosome 4, Brachypodium_distachyon_v3.0, whole genome shotgun sequence genomic stretch:
- the LOC100828934 gene encoding 2'-deoxymugineic-acid 2'-dioxygenase isoform X1, with the protein MGDLRPEEGGGGAVSLPVIDLSLGRDEVSRAVLHAGKDIGFFQVINHGVPGDAIRGMEALCEEYFAMPEEDRMGFYSEDNAKANRFFSGSTYDTGGAKLFLFDCLRLSSPFPIDDDSKNNWPHKPQTLRSDAARRDVVERFTVPTRAMAMELLRLLCEAMGLPSDYFEGGLGTGNMTMTLNRYPACPDPGTMMGLPPHCDRNLLSLLLPSAVPGLQFSHKGKWTDVVTLPNAYIVNFGLPLEVVTNGVLKSIEHRVVTNPTRTRMSVGVFITPTPNCLIGPAEEFLGEENPARYHAVTFNEFYRLHSIVKHGLSSVLTINRHENIGKEML; encoded by the exons ATGGGGGATCTTCGgccggaggaaggcggcggcggcgccgtgtcGCTGCCGGTGATCGACCTCTCCCTCGGCCGCGACGAGGTCAGCCGCGCCGTGCTCCACGCCGGCAAGGACATCGGCTTCTTCCAG GTGATCAACCATGgcgtccccggggacgcgatcCGGGGCATGGAGGCGCTGTGCGAGGAGTACTTCGCGATGCCGGAGGAGGACAGGATGGGGTTCTACTCGGAGGACAACGCCAAGGCCAAccgcttcttctccggcaGCACCTACGACACCGGCGGCGCCAAGCTCTTCTTGTTCGACTGCCTCCGcctctcctcccccttccCCATCGACGACGACAGCAAGAACAACTGGCCCCACAAGCCTCAGACCCTCCG ATCTGATGCTGCACGTAGGGATGTCGTAGAGAGGTTCACGGTGCCGACGAGAGCCATGGCGATGGAGTTGCTCCGTTTGTTGTGCGAGGCCATGGGGCTCCCGTCCGACTACTTCGAGGGGGGCTTGGGGACCGGCAACATGACCATGACCCTCAACCGCTACCCGGCATGCCCGGACCCTGGCACGATGATGGGGTTGCCGCCGCATTGCGACCGGAACCTCCttagcctcctcctccctagCGCTGTCCCTGGCCTCCAGTTCTCCCACAAAGGAAAATGGACCGATGTCGTTACTCTACCAAACGCCTATATTGTCAACTTCGGCCTCCCGCTCGAG GTAGTGACGAACGGGGTGCTGAAGAGCATCGAGCACCGGGTGGTGACGAACCCGACACGAACGCGGATGTCTGTCGGGGTGTTCATCACGCCAACCCCAAACTGCCTCATAGGCCCCGCCGAGGAGTTCCTTGGTGAGGAGAATCCAGCACGATACCACGCCGTCACGTTCAACGAATTTTACCGCCTGCACAGCATCGTTAAGCACGGGTTGTCCAGCGTCCTCACCATCAACCGCCATGAGAACATTGGTAAGGAGATGCTATGA
- the LOC100829232 gene encoding uncharacterized protein LOC100829232, protein MASSAFKSTTRRALHGSADRPAHAHKQPPPAAPCPRRSRSVAPAPRRGSRPLEDFAASATRTNPLFVGRGTGGASTPPPPPTSGASGGERGREEARRGSRGSGSGWARSASVAPPQRRRPAASSAGSVSGAGGRGRASPRAWSAAEDDAARPRWRGSETDVETKDVSSKMQSWRSPDSTPGSSQAISQRSHSTAPVLEIPPEFDPDSAEFASDMGDYTTEFRRRDFVEIPLEFDPDASELVSDKSYTVPKLQLEQTEIFHEFDPDSAELAPDITEYTSKLKQSHERARKLRADLAVEEQREQELSRMLKGIVAVPSLSEAHKRRPKRKSSIERLRVSRHLAEEAMSYFEECVSISTLDSTDFSSLEDPQPTSVGTVPQKSNSRFLRKGGSGFLEPHFLSDRHSYHEESDNQTQCSMSITGSDVSDSVIFSHAKSLGLGTRINSSDDLDSIDTPRSRSSCFSFSHGPANTVDNSDVQQYLRSFSRGVSKGRSSYCADDYAIQKIGEDILADTVTFKNRIEYGGLLLCNIRTF, encoded by the exons atGGCGTCGTCGGCGTTCAAGTCCACCACCCGCCGGGCCCTCCACGGCTCCGCCGACCGCCCCGCGCACGCGCACAAGCAGCCTCCGCCCGCTGCCCCCTGCCCGCGCCGGTCCCGCAGCGTCGCCCCCGCGCCCCGCCGCGGCAGCAGGCCCCTCGAGGACTTCGCCGCCAGCGCCACCCGCACCAACCCTCTCTTCGTCGGccgcggcaccggcggcgcctccacccctccgcctccgccgacaTCCGGGGCCTCTGGGggtgagagagggagggaggaggcgcgccgcGGGAGTCGCGGCTCCGGGTCCGGGTGGGCGAGGTCGGCGTCCGTCGCGCCACCGCAGCGTCGGCGCCCTGCCGCCTCTTCGGCGGGGAGTGTTAGCGGCGCCGGGGGCAggggcagggcttcgccgcgGGCGTGGTCTGCGGCCGAGGACGACGCGGCGCGGCCTCGCTGGCGTGGCTCCGAG ACTGATGTAGAGACAAAGGATGTATCAAGCAAAATGCAGTCATGGAGGAGTCCTGATTCAACTCCAGGCTCATCGCAG GCCATTTCACAAAGGAGCCATTCAACTGCCCCAGTTCTGGAAATTCCTCCTGAGTTTGATCCGGATTCTGCTGAGTTTGCCTCTGACATGGGTGATTATACAACAGAATTCAGAAGGAGAGATTTTGTGGAGATTCCTCTTGAGTTTGATCCAGATGCTTCTGAGCTGGTTTCAGACAAAAGCTACACTGTGCCGAAATTGCAGTTGGAGCAAACTGAAATTTTTCATGAGTTTGACCCAGACTCTGCTGAGCTAGCTCCTGACATCACAGAGTATACATCAAAACTGAAACAG TCACATGAACGTGCTCGAAAGCTACGGGCAGACTTGGCTGTTGAAGAGCAGCGTGAACAAGAGCTGAGTAGAATGCTAAAGGGCATAGTAGCTGTTCCAAGTTTGTCTGAGGCACATAAAAGGCGACCAAAAAGAAAG AGTAGTATAGAGCGATTGAGAGTGTCAAGGCATTTGGCTGAAGAGGCAATGAGTTACTTTGAGGAGTGTGTTTCAATTTCAACATTAGATAGCACTGATTTCTCCTCACTTGAGGATCCTCAACCAACTTCAGTTGGGACTGTCCCACAAAAGAGCAACAGTAGATTTCTCCGCAAAGGTGGATCAGGCTTCTTAGAACCCCATTTTCTGAGTGATCGACACAGTTATCACGAG GAATCTGATAACCAAACCCAGTGCTCGATGAGCATAACTGGATCTGATGTGTCTGACAGTGTTATATTTAGTCATGCCAAGTCCCTCGGCTTGGGAACTAGAATCAACTCAAGTGATGATCTTGACAGCATTGACACACCACGGAGCAGAAGttcttgtttctctttctctcatgGGCCAGCAAACACTGTTGACAACTCCGATGTTCAACAATATCTAAGGAGTTTCAGTAGAGGAGTCAGTAAAGGGAGATCAAGTTATTGTGCCGACGACTATGCTATCCAGAAAATTGGCGAGGACATACTAGCAGATACCGTGACCTTTAAGAATCGAATAGAATACGGTGGTCTTCTTCTTTGTAATATCAGAACATTCTGA
- the LOC100828934 gene encoding 2'-deoxymugineic-acid 2'-dioxygenase isoform X2 encodes MGDLRPEEGGGGAVSLPVIDLSLGRDEVSRAVLHAGKDIGFFQVINHGVPGDAIRGMEALCEEYFAMPEEDRMGFYSEDNAKANRFFSGSTYDTGGAKLFLFDCLRLSSPFPIDDDSKNNWPHKPQTLRDVVERFTVPTRAMAMELLRLLCEAMGLPSDYFEGGLGTGNMTMTLNRYPACPDPGTMMGLPPHCDRNLLSLLLPSAVPGLQFSHKGKWTDVVTLPNAYIVNFGLPLEVVTNGVLKSIEHRVVTNPTRTRMSVGVFITPTPNCLIGPAEEFLGEENPARYHAVTFNEFYRLHSIVKHGLSSVLTINRHENIGKEML; translated from the exons ATGGGGGATCTTCGgccggaggaaggcggcggcggcgccgtgtcGCTGCCGGTGATCGACCTCTCCCTCGGCCGCGACGAGGTCAGCCGCGCCGTGCTCCACGCCGGCAAGGACATCGGCTTCTTCCAG GTGATCAACCATGgcgtccccggggacgcgatcCGGGGCATGGAGGCGCTGTGCGAGGAGTACTTCGCGATGCCGGAGGAGGACAGGATGGGGTTCTACTCGGAGGACAACGCCAAGGCCAAccgcttcttctccggcaGCACCTACGACACCGGCGGCGCCAAGCTCTTCTTGTTCGACTGCCTCCGcctctcctcccccttccCCATCGACGACGACAGCAAGAACAACTGGCCCCACAAGCCTCAGACCCTCCG GGATGTCGTAGAGAGGTTCACGGTGCCGACGAGAGCCATGGCGATGGAGTTGCTCCGTTTGTTGTGCGAGGCCATGGGGCTCCCGTCCGACTACTTCGAGGGGGGCTTGGGGACCGGCAACATGACCATGACCCTCAACCGCTACCCGGCATGCCCGGACCCTGGCACGATGATGGGGTTGCCGCCGCATTGCGACCGGAACCTCCttagcctcctcctccctagCGCTGTCCCTGGCCTCCAGTTCTCCCACAAAGGAAAATGGACCGATGTCGTTACTCTACCAAACGCCTATATTGTCAACTTCGGCCTCCCGCTCGAG GTAGTGACGAACGGGGTGCTGAAGAGCATCGAGCACCGGGTGGTGACGAACCCGACACGAACGCGGATGTCTGTCGGGGTGTTCATCACGCCAACCCCAAACTGCCTCATAGGCCCCGCCGAGGAGTTCCTTGGTGAGGAGAATCCAGCACGATACCACGCCGTCACGTTCAACGAATTTTACCGCCTGCACAGCATCGTTAAGCACGGGTTGTCCAGCGTCCTCACCATCAACCGCCATGAGAACATTGGTAAGGAGATGCTATGA